The Calypte anna isolate BGI_N300 chromosome 20, bCalAnn1_v1.p, whole genome shotgun sequence genome includes a region encoding these proteins:
- the SLC52A3 gene encoding solute carrier family 52, riboflavin transporter, member 3 isoform X1: MALLTHLLACAFGMGSWVAINGLWVELPVLVTVLPEQWDLPSYITIIIQMANVGPLFVTLMHRFRPGLLKEVAVIYVVVSVGVLACLLLAFLWSHVSVIAGRTHSTAFLVLTFFLALVDCTSSVTFLPFMMQLEPQYLTTFFIGEGLSGLIPAVIALGQGSGISSCVNVTHVVNITTDNGTVEATISQMETRYFPANFSTFFFFLFMTIMMLGCLLAFFLLTRQPKVWELSHQQLFPSSIMLSSFDQIPDEGAGSRLSGGCACPKDTKGRGDILPENVYYSLAKLTFIYLLIAWVSTLMNGVLPSVQSYSCLPYGNTAYHLAATLSSVANPLACVVAMLLPSRSLVLLGTLTVAGMGFASYNMAIAVMSPCPLLQQSQWGSALIVLSWVLFTGTLSYVKVMAGVILRSRSHSALVWYGALEQLGSLLGAFLMFPLVNIYAFFKSADYCNLQCPA, encoded by the exons ATGGCACTGCTCACCCACCTCCTGGCCTGTGCCTTTGGCATGGGCTCCTGGGTGGCCATCAACGGGCTGTGGGTTGAGCTGCCAGTGCTGGTGACAGTGCTGCCAGAGCAGTGGGACCTGCCCTCCTacatcaccatcatcatccaGATGGCCAACGTGGGGCCTCTCTTTGTCACCCTCATGCACCGCTTTCGGCCCGGCTTGCTGAAGGAGGTGGCTGTCATCTACGTGGTCGTGTCTGTGGGTGTCTTGGCCTGCTTGCTCTTGGCCTTCCTCTGGAGCCACGTGTCTGTCATCGCCGGGAGAACCCACAGCACTGCCTTCCTCGTCCTCACCTTCTTCCTAGCCTTGGTGGACTGCACCTCCTCCGtcaccttcctgcccttcaTGATGCAGCTGGAGCCCCAGTACCTGACCACCTTCTTCATAGGTGAAGGACTCAGTGGACTGATCCCAGCTGTCATCgccctgggccagggctctggCATCTCCAGCTGTGTCAATGTCACTCACGTGGTCAACATCACCACAGACAATGGGACTGTGGAGGCCACCATCTCCCAGATGGAGACCCGCTACTTCCCAGCCAATTTCTCcaccttcttcttcttccttttcatgaCTATAATGATGCTGGGCTGCTTGCTggccttcttcctcctcaccaGGCAGCCCAAGGTGTGGGAGCTCTCCCATCAGCAGCTGTTTCCCAGCAGCATCATGCTGAGCTCATTTGACCAGATCCCTGATGAAGGAGCTGGCTCACGGCTGAGCGGAGGCTGTGCGTGCCCAAAGGACACCAAGGGACGTGGGGACATCCTCCCAGAGAATGTCTATTACTCCTTGGCCAAGCTCACCTTCATCTACCTCCTCATCGCTTGGGTGAGCACGCTGATGAATGGGGTCCTCCCATCCGTGCAGTCCTACTCCTGCCTGCCCTATGGCAATACCGCCTACCACCTGGCAGCCACCCTCAGCTCCGTGGCCAACCCCCTCGCCTGCGTGGTGGCCATGCTCCTGCCCAGCAG gtccctggtcctgctgggcACCCTCACCGTGGCAGGGATGGGCTTTGCCTCCTACAACATGGCCATCGCCGTCATGAGTCCCTGCCCGCTCCTCCAGCAGTCCCAGTGGGGCAGCGCCCTCATC GTCCTCTCCTGGGTACTCTTCACCGGAACGCTCTCCTACGTGAAGGTGATGGCCGGGGTGATCCTGCGGAGCCGCAGCCACAGTGCACTGGTGTGGTACGGggccctggagcagctgggctCCCTCCTGGGGGCCTTCCTCATGTTCCCCCTCGTCAACATCTACGCTTTCTTCAAATCTGCTGACTACTGCAACCTGCAGTGCCCGGCCTGA
- the SCRT2 gene encoding transcriptional repressor scratch 2, whose product MPRSFLVKKLKAEAFPAAGAPAPPYTPLEPPYALPGPAAGDGYLQHCLAPSGYDSDKKQGLPPAPPDPAYAPGHEEYSDPESPQSSFSARYFNGEAAVTDSYSMDAFFITDGRSRRRSESQRRGSHRHSCPECGKTYATSSNLSRHKQTHRSLDSKMARKCPTCGKAYVSMPALAMHVLTHNLKHKCDVCGKAFSRPWLLQGHMRSHTGEKPFGCSHCGKAFADRSNLRAHMQTHSAFKHYKCKQCEKTFALKSYLNKHYESACFKGSEHSCAIGN is encoded by the exons atGCCCCGCTCCTTCCTGGTGAAGAAGCTGAAGGCTGAGGCGTTCCCGGCTGCCGGGGCCCCCGCGCCCCCCTACACCCCCCTGGAGCCCCCCTACGCGCTGCCTGGCCCCGCCGCCGGCGATG GGtacctccagcactgcctggcacCCTCCGGCTACGACTCCGACAAGAAGCAAGGTCTGCCGCCAGCACCCCCGGACCCAGCCTACGCGCCGGGCCACGAGGAGTACAGCGACCCCGAGAGCCCCCAGTCCAGCTTCTCCGCCCGCTACTTCAACGGGGAGGCGGCGGTGACGGACAGCTACTCCATGGACGCCTTCTTCATCACGGACGGGCGATCCCGCCGGCGCAGCGAGAGCCAACGCCGCGGCAGCCACCGCCACTCCTGCCCCGAGTGCGGCAAGACCTACGCCACCTCCTCCAACCTCAGCCGGCACAAGCAGACCCATCGCAGCCTGGACAGCAAGATGGCGAGGAAATGCCCGACCTGCGGCAAGGCTTACGTCTCCATGCCCGCCCTGGCCATGCACGTCCTCACCCACAACCTCAAGCACAAGTGCGACGTGTGCGGCAAAGCCTTCAGCCggccctggctgctgcagggccACATGAGGTCCCACACCGGGGAGAAACCCTTCGGCTGCTCCCACTGCGGGAAAGCCTTCGCCGACCGCTCCAACCTGCGCGCCCACATGCAGACCCACTCCGCCTTCAAGCACTACAAGTGCAAGCAGTGCGAGAAGACCTTCGCCCTCAAGTCGTACCTCAACAAGCACTATGAGTCCGCCTGCTTCAAGGGCTCCGAACACAGCTGTGCAATAGGGAACTAG
- the SLC52A3 gene encoding solute carrier family 52, riboflavin transporter, member 3 isoform X2 — protein MALLTHLLACAFGMGSWVAINGLWVELPVLVTVLPEQWDLPSYITIIIQMANVGPLFVTLMHRFRPGLLKEVAVIYVVVSVGVLACLLLAFLWSHVSVIAGRTHSTAFLVLTFFLALVDCTSSVTFLPFMMQLEPQYLTTFFIGEGLSGLIPAVIALGQGSGISSCVNVTHVVNITTDNGTVEATISQMETRYFPANFSTFFFFLFMTIMMLGCLLAFFLLTRQPKVWELSHQQLFPSSIMLSSFDQIPDEGAGSRLSGGCACPKDTKGRGDILPENVYYSLAKLTFIYLLIAWVPGPAGHPHRGRDGLCLLQHGHRRHESLPAPPAVPVGQRPHRPLLGTLHRNALLREGDGRGDPAEPQPQCTGVVRGPGAAGLPPGGLPHVPPRQHLRFLQIC, from the exons ATGGCACTGCTCACCCACCTCCTGGCCTGTGCCTTTGGCATGGGCTCCTGGGTGGCCATCAACGGGCTGTGGGTTGAGCTGCCAGTGCTGGTGACAGTGCTGCCAGAGCAGTGGGACCTGCCCTCCTacatcaccatcatcatccaGATGGCCAACGTGGGGCCTCTCTTTGTCACCCTCATGCACCGCTTTCGGCCCGGCTTGCTGAAGGAGGTGGCTGTCATCTACGTGGTCGTGTCTGTGGGTGTCTTGGCCTGCTTGCTCTTGGCCTTCCTCTGGAGCCACGTGTCTGTCATCGCCGGGAGAACCCACAGCACTGCCTTCCTCGTCCTCACCTTCTTCCTAGCCTTGGTGGACTGCACCTCCTCCGtcaccttcctgcccttcaTGATGCAGCTGGAGCCCCAGTACCTGACCACCTTCTTCATAGGTGAAGGACTCAGTGGACTGATCCCAGCTGTCATCgccctgggccagggctctggCATCTCCAGCTGTGTCAATGTCACTCACGTGGTCAACATCACCACAGACAATGGGACTGTGGAGGCCACCATCTCCCAGATGGAGACCCGCTACTTCCCAGCCAATTTCTCcaccttcttcttcttccttttcatgaCTATAATGATGCTGGGCTGCTTGCTggccttcttcctcctcaccaGGCAGCCCAAGGTGTGGGAGCTCTCCCATCAGCAGCTGTTTCCCAGCAGCATCATGCTGAGCTCATTTGACCAGATCCCTGATGAAGGAGCTGGCTCACGGCTGAGCGGAGGCTGTGCGTGCCCAAAGGACACCAAGGGACGTGGGGACATCCTCCCAGAGAATGTCTATTACTCCTTGGCCAAGCTCACCTTCATCTACCTCCTCATCGCTTGG gtccctggtcctgctgggcACCCTCACCGTGGCAGGGATGGGCTTTGCCTCCTACAACATGGCCATCGCCGTCATGAGTCCCTGCCCGCTCCTCCAGCAGTCCCAGTGGGGCAGCGCCCTCATC GTCCTCTCCTGGGTACTCTTCACCGGAACGCTCTCCTACGTGAAGGTGATGGCCGGGGTGATCCTGCGGAGCCGCAGCCACAGTGCACTGGTGTGGTACGGggccctggagcagctgggctCCCTCCTGGGGGCCTTCCTCATGTTCCCCCTCGTCAACATCTACGCTTTCTTCAAATCTGCTGA